The DNA sequence ATTTTCAGTTCTTGACatgcaataataaatttgtacTAGTAAATTGAATTGACATGTGATGGTCCCCTTTGTTGCTTGAGTCCTACTACATTGATAAGAGAGGACCAAGCTAGTACTAAAACTGCaaatcctttttttattttgctttatttgTTGGTTTAGTATCATTGCTTCATCGCTCATGCATTAGCCATTATATGTGTGGGTGGTGATGTGTGATGTTACAGTCTCAATCATATCCAAGCAAACAGAATTTTCGAATTCactttaatttcttctttctcttccatcttattcttcttcttggccGCTATGCTctttttagggtttttttaGCTTGCTTTTAGGTGTGGGGTTAGTGTCACCTGAGAGATAAGAgcccttaaattaattaatcatctTTTGTTTATCAACTGGAAATTCATGGTCAATTTGTATGCAAAATGTATGAACGGATTAATTATATACAACTAATTAATCAGGTTGGAGGTATAGATCAGCTATaccatttattaattaataatagtaaaaatattaccCTCTTAGCCGCATTATTCATGAcacatttctaattttgagCACATGTATTTAGAAGAATTGCAAAGTGGTGTGAGAAATAtagagtactattatttaaagatGTTTCGAAAAGAAAACATGTTACGTTAGTGTGCAATCTTTTCttcatcaaatattaatatgcatatatactaTAGTCAACAAGTATGTATATGCATAAAATTAGGTTTTCGCATTCAAGATTAGGGTTTCACTTTCACATGCATCTATAGTACTTATTGGTTTAGTTCTTCTAAATTGGGGTCACAATTGATTTtacattcataaaattatttatgcaatatcctaacttaatttattttaccttCATTTCTTCCTCTTATTTTCAATCTAACACATTATACGGAGTACAGTACCTTTTTTAGTTAGTTTGTGTCTTTTAAGTTTTTCAGTAAACATTAACTGGGTAATGCAGTGAAAGTAATTACCAAATAATAATGGATATTATTTGCTAAGTATATACTATACCTAGCTAATGTTGAACATATTTATGCATATCACTGGGTCATCAAATACTCTCTGTCATTTCGAATTATTCATATCATTGGGTTTTGTGCGATCTTGCCAAGtgtatatttcataaattatatattagtattatggAATAGTAACACAGTCCAAATTATATGCATTTAAAGCATCtgcaaatattttcaaattcaacacTTTAGTATAACGtatcatgtatgcatgtgaTTCTATTAGATAGCTTTTAAATTTAGCATGACTACACAGACATATTTTGCAGTCTTAGACTTAGCTAGATAGATTTCttttaaggaaaataaaattactaacaaTTATACATTTCGGAGAAATAATTGCGGACTAACACAAACCTCAAAGGAGGATGGTAATATATTGtgttaataatatttgaaaataaaaaagcctttaacaattgaaaatatatacgTAGGTATTTATTTCTGTCCTAAAAGGAACTTGTAGTGTAATCACTTAAAAACTTATAATTGGTAATTCCCATATGAATATCCTCCAACTTTAGGtacttaaaaaagaaatattagtACTGAAAGACCATCTATGGGAGCATGAATTTGTTATCTACAAGATCacaataaagttaaatttctcaaaattatataaagaCGTCAATTGACGTATCTCAAGTTATGCTCTGTAAATAAATCATTGCATgaaaagtaataaatttacCTGCAGATTATTAATTGCCTTATCTGCACATAAGAGATAGACATACAATGCATGCCTCTATACATACATCTCCTGCTTAACAAAATTCATTCAATCAATCCGCAGTATACACATTCTATATTCCacaaaataaaggaaattaattaagttatgagtatAAATCAATACAAAAGAAGCAATAtagagtgcaatattactagTTTAACAATATTActaaatagtagtatgataTATGTTTCTCACAAGAATTAAAACTATAGAAACAAACTATATATAAGTAGACTCACTTACCAATGCACCAATGTGATCAGCACCTCACTTCTTCGACGAAATTAACGTTATAACATAGCTATATGTGATATGAACTAAGTCTCATTGTCTCTATCATTCTCGCTTGAATGAAGGGATGCATTCAAACTGAAAGATCTCATTGATGAATTCTGCAACTGCAAATCCCTAAACTGATCATTCTCCAAAGAAGTTGCTGCGAAGTAGGGCTGAAAATGCGCAGCAGATGGAGACATGTAAATCTGAGAGCTCGAAGCTTGAGACGACGAAGAGAGGCTGCAGTTGGAGTTGTCTTCATGATGATGACGGTTCGAGAAGCCAAACCCTAATCCCCCAAATTGAGACAATGACAAATCTGGAGGCTCCAATTGGAAGTAGTTAGGGTTTGCAAATTGAGTACTGTTTAGTGGGAAGAAGTTCTGTGCCACAAATCCACCAAAACCCTCTTGATCATCACtccacctctctctctccctgaacagatttggagagagaaactcAGAAGCATAAGGCTGATGATCATGATGATTAGGCAATATTGATGGTGGCTGGTGAAATTGGAGGAAGTTTGTGGGAATGGTTGGGAGAGGAGGGAGTTTATCAATGTCTAATTTTGTCGCATCGATCAACCAATCAATGACCTTGCTAGGCTGGCTGAGGCCGAGCCGTTCTTGAAGATCATAGAGCTGTATTGCAGTAGGGACTGAGAGCCTAATCCTCCTGTCTCTCAACCCTTTCACTGTGCACACCTTGCTGTGCCTGTCCTTGCCTCCGAAGCCGGGTGCTACTCGCACGATTCTAGGgttcttcaaggttgatgACCACTGCCTTGGTGATGGGGATGAGGAGGTCATTTTGGGGAATTTGGTGTATTCTCCCTCCTCTTCCTTTCCTcccaaatctctctctcttggaTTCATTGTCATGTTTGCTTCACCACTTTCTgcattcacaaaaaaattacaatctttgattgattcttgaatttgattcatgaattgaatagttaagggagtTTCAATTTAGGGATATGGGAAAACCCCATATATAGATAGGTCTAGGATAAGGTGTGATCAGCTGGTCCAAAACATTAACACCTTTATGATTTGtcagagaaattaaaattcctgaatatatgaaacaaaattgGCTAGCTAGATCaagaaataagaaatgttttttttttacaaaaatggaATCTTTATATAGTACTTGATTTGAATGAACACAAATTAATATGTTTACTAATATGCTCACAAGaggaaagaataaaatacCAACTTTGTGACTTGTAATAAACAATCTTTGTCTGCAGAAAGCTATGTCGGCTCTGGACAAGATGAATGTTAtgtaagaaagaagaaaaaatgaaaagttgtGTATGACTATTATAATAAGAGAGGAGATCTATTTGGGTGATATATCATATAAGTAGTTGTTGAAGCATATAGTCGGCAGAATTGAATGAGCTAGCTGCAGAAATGGTAATgtaattgtgattattttgagAGACTTTTTTTATGTTCTTCAATGCATGGGACCAATACTTCTTGCATGCTATAAAAGAAGGGTAACTACTCCTTTATTGACAACTACAAATAGCTAGCTTTATTAGCACAACAATTCAAAGGCATGCCACATGCTTCAAccctagagagagagagagagagagagagagagaggggtaGCTTTCGTTTATGTTAATTAATGAGAAATAAATTTGTTGTTATATTGTGTGGTTCCTAGTACTTAAAAGTGTATAGGCAAGAACAAATTAATCAGATTTGAAAAATGATATACTTATATGGCAATTagcaatttaataaaaacgtGTATATGGAGGTTGAATTAGGCGATAATTGAAGtagttataacttataaatagATGAGGGACCAATAATGTATGCAGCTTCTTTAAAGCTATTCTGCTTATTGCTGAGGACCACTCCAATATTTTGGCAACCATGTTtacatttttctccttctagTAACTAAAAAACGATCTGGATCGTTGATTTTAGGATGATCTACGAATTTAGTACAAGCATTCATTAATATCGTATATTTATTCTGCAAATATAAACTCACAATATAACTACATAAACCATGCGTGGTTAATCATTTAACCAgaatatattgaatataatattgtttatcacaaaattagggtttggggGATAATGAagtatagtatattaattaggGCCATgatattcatataaaaatcaaagttaTATACggataaattatttaataaattatttcgtGTAGTCGATAAATTGATTAGACtgttagaattaaattaaaaattaagattaaatataaaacaaacgAATTTATATGTTATGAGTGCTGATGACAATGGAAAATCTCGTTGTTTTCATTCGATTTTAGTTCTGTACTTTCAAAGTACTATTATTTGCTTTTTAATAGTCACaatgtaattaatatttatcgTCTCATTATTCATATGAAACTTATTTCATTTCAgactactttaatttttgcatGAGGGGTACCTCATATTTGGCTGCAACTGCAAATACAAAAGTAGACATtgttcaaattaattttgtaattaacgGATCCAAGTAgactactttaatttttgcatGAGTGGGTGAACatgttagagcatctccagcTGCGGATGTCCCGGCGGGCGTCGGTCCGGCGTACCCGACGTCCGCCATTACGCGGGAGGGAGGCGGACACGGGAGATCCGCGGTGTTCCCGCGACATCCGTCGCGACGGCGGGCGGGAGTCCGCCATTGTGTCATGCCGACGGACATCCGATgcgattttattttttattttatttttttattttttacaaactatatatacggctcgttgaacttcatttcattcgcaccacttgttttaacgagtttctctctctacattcatttcttttgaCGACAAATGGAGCACTACGATAGTGATTCCCCCGCCACGAGCGAGTCACAAACGCATAATATTCCCTCGCCGTATATTCCCTCTCGAGTCAAGGGAAATACCGGCGGAAGTGCATCGATGTCCGGGATGATGCCCAGAATGACGACGATGATGCAGCAACCCCAAATGGCCGCAGGGATGATGCCTGAGTACTACAACTCTAGCGACAGGGAATGAGACGGGGGGCGCCACTTGTCGAAGCTTCCACTTGTTCTTTTTGTtggttaagttttttttttttttaaataaagtggttgcattttctccatattcgtgtcgaaattttaattccgtacaTTGTTTAgtttggtgaatttgtgattttttttttgcggGAAGTCCGCACGGGAAGGGCGAGGGATGTCCGCCATTTTGCAGTGGGAGGTCCTTATGACGTGACAGTGTTGTGGGAGGTCCTTTGACCTAattcaaatcacaaaaatcatTATACTAAATAATGTATTgatagtaaatatttttttctaaaaatgtaAACTAAGAGCATCCTTAACGCGGAGGGGCGGGGCCGCAAATCGCGAGTCCCGGCCGGGGCCATGCGTTAGACGGAGGAGAGTCACGGCCCGGTTCAGGGTTATGCGCACCGGGACGGGCCGCaaacccccaaaatttttatttattttttcttttttttctttttttgcctatttatacccatttcttcaacattcttccACCAATTTCTCTATTTAAGAAACTGTGATTCTATGAGGCCAAACTGGATTTACCCCAATTGACCTCTGTTTAAAGTGGTGCATTATATGTGTAACCATCATGCTGCTATTTGATCAGAGAGAGACTGTTAGTTCAAGTAAGAAATGCCTCCTAAAGCATATTCTgtcatcatcattttaatttttacatcattCTTTTCTACAATTGTAAGAacttttctattctttttgtCAAAACACCCAAACCAGTCATCCAAAACTTGTGACTTCTGGACTTGGAAAGCCAAATATTTCTACCCTTTCTCAATGTGAAATGACAGTCATGAGCATCATAATCAGTATGGAATTCTTGATCCAAAACCCATTTCTACAACTGCTGCTTTCAGTATGTCAATGAACTTTTCCATTGGATCAACCAAAGAGAAGTCTTTTAATCACATTCaaacaaaagattaaaattacaaagaaAATGCAGAACCCCCCACACAGTGTTTGATTGggatttttaaagaaattctAATGTGAACAAAATTTGGGACCACAAGTACAGTACTgactttatgaattttgtctaagaaagaggaagaaaACAATAGATGCTTCGTCTAGCTGTATATAATTAACCAAGTTTAGAAACATGACttcgaaaaagaaaataattaaccAAGAACCAAGAAAGAAAGGGTTCATGTGGGACTAGTAATATATGCATGAATGGGCAGATTCAAGAATGATTAGAGAATTATCTGGAACCCCGgtttcatttcttaatttctaaaaatcctaaaaagaattaaagaaataatagtaagagaatacaaaaattaaaataaaatctaaaatacattaaaatcgTGCTTTCGTCTTTTAAACAATCTCCGATGGTAAAAATCCATCATGCATCAAAACAGAGTGTTGCGTTCGATTCGATCC is a window from the Salvia hispanica cultivar TCC Black 2014 chromosome 1, UniMelb_Shisp_WGS_1.0, whole genome shotgun sequence genome containing:
- the LOC125202380 gene encoding transcription factor TCP5-like → MTMNPRERDLGGKEEEGEYTKFPKMTSSSPSPRQWSSTLKNPRIVRVAPGFGGKDRHSKVCTVKGLRDRRIRLSVPTAIQLYDLQERLGLSQPSKVIDWLIDATKLDIDKLPPLPTIPTNFLQFHQPPSILPNHHDHQPYASEFLSPNLFRERERWSDDQEGFGGFVAQNFFPLNSTQFANPNYFQLEPPDLSLSQFGGLGFGFSNRHHHEDNSNCSLSSSSQASSSQIYMSPSAAHFQPYFAATSLENDQFRDLQLQNSSMRSFSLNASLHSSENDRDNET